From Deferrisoma camini S3R1, the proteins below share one genomic window:
- a CDS encoding ribonuclease HII, protein MGRVREPLGTPDREAYASGARRVCGVDEVGRGPLAGPVVAAAVVLPPGVRIPGLDDSKKLRPAARAELVPRIREAAVAVGVGEATPEEIDRTNILRASLRAMCRAVADLGLEPDLLLVDGVHPLPLDLPQRTLVGGDGRSLAIAAASVIAKEHRDALMAELGRRYPGYGFEDHKGYPTAAHREALARLGPSPAHRLTFRGVRELAGALPVQQGLFGTS, encoded by the coding sequence TTGGGCCGGGTCCGCGAGCCCCTGGGAACACCCGACCGGGAGGCGTACGCCTCCGGGGCCCGGCGGGTGTGCGGCGTGGACGAGGTGGGCCGCGGCCCGCTCGCCGGGCCGGTGGTGGCCGCGGCCGTGGTGCTCCCCCCGGGGGTGCGGATCCCAGGCCTGGACGACTCCAAGAAGCTGCGGCCGGCGGCCCGGGCCGAGCTGGTGCCCAGGATCCGCGAGGCAGCCGTTGCCGTGGGAGTCGGCGAGGCCACGCCGGAGGAGATCGACCGGACGAACATCCTCCGGGCCTCGCTCCGGGCCATGTGCCGGGCCGTGGCGGACCTGGGGCTGGAACCCGACCTCCTCCTGGTGGACGGGGTCCACCCCCTGCCCCTCGATCTGCCCCAGCGAACCCTGGTGGGGGGCGACGGCCGCAGCCTCGCCATCGCGGCCGCCTCGGTGATCGCCAAGGAGCACCGGGACGCCCTCATGGCGGAGCTGGGCCGGCGGTACCCGGGATACGGGTTCGAGGACCACAAGGGCTACCCCACCGCGGCCCACCGCGAGGCCCTGGCCCGGCTGGGGCCCAGCCCGGCCCACCGGCTCACCTTCCGGGGGGTCCGGGAGCTCGCCGGGGCCCTGCCGGTCCAGCAGGGCCTGTTCGGGACGTCGTGA
- the rplS gene encoding 50S ribosomal protein L19, whose protein sequence is MNVIDMLEREQMRMDVPYLRPGDKLRVHYRIREGQKVRTQVFEGVLIAKKGGGVRSTITVRKVSFGVGVERTFPVHSPLIEKIDVVSRSKVRRAKLYYLRALRGKAARLKELRTH, encoded by the coding sequence ATGAACGTGATCGACATGCTGGAACGCGAGCAGATGCGGATGGACGTCCCCTACCTGCGCCCCGGCGACAAGCTGCGTGTCCACTACCGGATCCGGGAGGGGCAGAAGGTGCGCACGCAGGTGTTCGAGGGGGTGCTGATCGCCAAGAAGGGCGGGGGGGTCCGCTCGACGATCACGGTGCGCAAGGTGAGCTTCGGGGTCGGCGTGGAGCGGACCTTCCCGGTCCACAGCCCCCTGATCGAGAAGATCGACGTGGTCTCCCGCAGCAAGGTGCGTCGGGCCAAGCTCTACTACCTGCGGGCCCTGCGGGGCAAGGCGGCGCGGCTCAAGGAACTGCGCACCCACTAG
- a CDS encoding RNA methyltransferase, producing the protein MTRASAALALVHHPVLDRTGGVVATAVTPLDVHDLARLAATYGLAGLYVVTPLRAQTELLERLLRHWVQGAGGRTNPWRRRALEGVRLVSGLGEAVADLAERWGGRPWVLATSARREGGRVGFAAARQRLAEPGAGGLVVFGTGWGLAPEAYEACDDVLEPVDAGTGYNHLSVRSAASIVVDRLFGMREGST; encoded by the coding sequence TTGACGAGGGCTAGCGCGGCCCTGGCCCTGGTGCACCACCCCGTGCTCGACCGCACCGGTGGGGTGGTGGCCACGGCCGTGACGCCGCTGGACGTGCACGACCTGGCCCGGCTGGCCGCCACCTACGGGCTGGCGGGGCTGTACGTGGTCACCCCCCTTCGGGCCCAGACCGAGCTGCTGGAGCGGTTGCTCCGCCACTGGGTGCAGGGGGCTGGGGGCCGGACCAACCCCTGGCGGCGCCGGGCCCTGGAAGGGGTCCGGCTGGTGAGCGGCCTGGGCGAGGCCGTGGCCGACCTGGCGGAGCGGTGGGGCGGCCGGCCCTGGGTGCTCGCCACCTCGGCCCGCCGGGAGGGGGGGCGGGTCGGGTTCGCGGCGGCCCGTCAGCGGTTGGCCGAGCCGGGTGCGGGGGGACTGGTGGTGTTCGGGACCGGATGGGGCCTGGCCCCCGAGGCGTACGAGGCGTGCGACGACGTGCTCGAGCCGGTGGACGCGGGCACGGGGTACAACCACCTTTCGGTGCGCTCCGCCGCCTCGATCGTGGTGGACCGGCTGTTCGGGATGCGCGAGGGATCGACGTAG
- the trmD gene encoding tRNA (guanosine(37)-N1)-methyltransferase TrmD: MTVHVVTLFPGFFRGPLDEGILGRAVTEGRVRVDLVDLRPFGEGRHRVTDDYPFGGGAGMVMKPGPVVDAIEHVRRADADTRVVLLTPQGRPFCQEVAREFAGAGSLTLVCGRYEGFDERIRAFCDDEVSVGDYVLMGGEAAAWVVIEATARLIPGVLGDAASPEDESLSAGLLEYPQYTRPREFRGLRVPDVLLSGHHGEIAAWRRRQAVIRTARRRPDLLERADLSGEERELARRVLRGETVDEG; the protein is encoded by the coding sequence CTGACCGTCCACGTCGTCACCCTGTTTCCGGGGTTCTTCCGCGGCCCCCTGGATGAGGGGATCCTGGGACGGGCCGTGACAGAGGGCCGTGTCCGGGTGGACCTGGTGGATCTCAGGCCGTTCGGCGAGGGCCGCCACCGGGTCACCGACGACTACCCCTTCGGCGGCGGCGCGGGCATGGTCATGAAGCCCGGGCCGGTGGTGGACGCCATCGAGCATGTGCGCCGGGCCGACGCGGACACCCGGGTGGTCCTGCTCACGCCCCAGGGCCGGCCGTTCTGCCAGGAGGTGGCCCGGGAGTTCGCCGGCGCCGGCAGCCTGACCCTGGTCTGCGGCCGGTACGAGGGGTTCGACGAGCGGATCCGGGCCTTTTGCGACGACGAGGTGTCGGTGGGGGACTACGTGTTGATGGGGGGGGAGGCCGCGGCCTGGGTCGTGATCGAGGCCACGGCCCGGTTGATCCCCGGCGTGCTGGGGGATGCCGCCTCGCCCGAGGACGAGAGCCTGTCGGCCGGCCTGCTGGAGTATCCCCAGTACACCCGGCCCAGGGAGTTCCGGGGGCTGAGGGTGCCCGACGTGCTGCTTTCGGGCCACCACGGCGAGATCGCCGCGTGGCGGCGGCGGCAGGCGGTGATCCGCACGGCGCGGCGCCGGCCGGACCTCCTGGAGCGGGCCGACCTCTCGGGCGAGGAGCGGGAACTGGCCCGGAGGGTCCTGCGGGGAGAGACCGTTGACGAGGGCTAG
- the rimM gene encoding ribosome maturation factor RimM (Essential for efficient processing of 16S rRNA), giving the protein MTRVRHVAVGRIGRPHGVRGEVRVDPRGNLPRGLQGYTRFYVDRGRGPEPIRVEHHRLHGRFVLVKFEGYDTPEAARELTHAVLYVDRAELPPLDEGEYYHADLPGCEVADEQGRILGTVVDVFDSGAHDVLVIRSGQGREWMLPVVRQWVLEIAPEAGRIVVRVPEGLWD; this is encoded by the coding sequence GTGACCCGGGTCCGCCACGTCGCCGTCGGCCGGATCGGCCGGCCCCACGGGGTGCGGGGCGAGGTGCGGGTCGACCCCCGGGGAAACCTGCCCCGGGGCCTCCAGGGATACACCCGCTTCTACGTGGATCGGGGCCGGGGGCCGGAGCCGATCCGGGTGGAGCACCACCGGCTCCACGGCCGGTTCGTGCTCGTCAAGTTCGAGGGGTACGACACCCCCGAGGCCGCGCGGGAGTTGACCCACGCGGTGCTGTACGTGGACCGGGCCGAGCTGCCCCCCCTGGATGAGGGCGAGTACTACCATGCCGACCTGCCGGGCTGCGAGGTGGCGGACGAACAGGGCCGGATCCTGGGCACGGTGGTCGACGTGTTCGACTCGGGCGCCCACGACGTGCTGGTGATCCGGAGCGGGCAAGGGCGGGAATGGATGCTCCCGGTGGTCAGACAATGGGTCCTGGAGATCGCCCCCGAGGCGGGGCGGATCGTGGTGCGGGTGCCGGAGGGCCTCTGGGACTGA
- the rpsP gene encoding 30S ribosomal protein S16: MAVRIRLARHGAKKRPFYRIVAAPSEAPRDGRFLEVLGTYNPLTDPATIEVKEDRVLYWLENGAKASDTVVSLLRKTGVWAKAHAKRPEASGS, from the coding sequence ATGGCTGTACGCATCCGACTGGCTCGCCACGGCGCCAAGAAGCGCCCCTTCTACCGGATCGTGGCGGCGCCTTCCGAGGCCCCCCGGGACGGGCGGTTCCTGGAGGTGCTGGGCACCTACAACCCCCTGACCGATCCCGCCACCATCGAGGTGAAGGAGGACCGGGTCCTGTACTGGCTGGAGAACGGGGCCAAGGCCTCCGACACCGTGGTGAGCCTGCTGCGCAAGACCGGCGTGTGGGCCAAGGCCCACGCCAAGCGGCCGGAGGCCTCGGGCTCGTAA
- the ffh gene encoding signal recognition particle protein: MFDSLSEKLSGVFRSLRGKGRLGEKDIQAALREVRLALLEADVHYRVVRRFVEAVRERAQGQEVMRSLTPAQTVIKIVHDELVRMMGEHVAPLDVAGKPPVPVMLVGLQGSGKTTTAGKLALHLKRRAGRDPYLVPADVYRPAAIDQLQKVASDVGVAVYPSRPDQDPVEICRAALEEARKGGYDTVIVDTAGRLHVDEELMDELRRLKELLDPREILLVADAMTGQDAVNVAKAFDEAVGITGVVLTKADGDARGGAALSIQAVTQRPIKLVGVGEKLDALEVFHPERMASRILGMGDVMSLIEKAEQAIDEDSAKELEEKLRSNRFTLEDFRDQLRMLRKLGSLEDLLKMVPGMGQVKNLRVDERELVRVIAIVDSMTPEERRRPEILNASRRRRIARGSGTRVEDVNRLIRRYQDARKMMKRMGVLGVGRKGGGKKKKRRGGWMPRLPV; the protein is encoded by the coding sequence ATGTTCGATTCGCTGTCCGAAAAACTGAGCGGCGTGTTCCGTTCGTTGCGGGGCAAGGGTCGCCTGGGCGAGAAGGACATCCAGGCGGCGCTGAGAGAGGTACGCCTCGCGCTCCTGGAAGCCGACGTGCACTACCGGGTGGTGCGCCGGTTCGTGGAGGCGGTGCGGGAACGCGCCCAGGGCCAGGAGGTGATGCGGAGCCTCACCCCGGCCCAGACGGTGATCAAGATCGTCCACGACGAGCTCGTCCGGATGATGGGCGAGCACGTGGCCCCCTTGGACGTGGCCGGAAAGCCCCCGGTGCCGGTGATGCTGGTGGGGCTCCAGGGCTCGGGCAAGACGACCACGGCCGGCAAGCTGGCGCTCCACCTGAAGCGCCGGGCGGGCCGGGATCCCTATCTGGTGCCGGCCGACGTGTACCGGCCCGCGGCCATCGACCAGCTCCAGAAGGTGGCGTCGGACGTGGGCGTGGCCGTGTACCCCTCGCGCCCCGATCAGGATCCGGTGGAGATCTGTCGGGCCGCCCTGGAGGAGGCCCGCAAGGGCGGGTACGACACGGTCATCGTGGACACCGCGGGGCGGCTCCACGTGGACGAGGAGCTCATGGACGAGCTCCGCCGGCTCAAGGAGCTCCTGGATCCCCGGGAGATCCTGCTCGTGGCCGACGCCATGACCGGCCAGGACGCGGTGAACGTGGCCAAGGCGTTCGACGAGGCCGTGGGCATCACGGGGGTGGTCCTGACCAAGGCGGACGGCGACGCCCGCGGGGGAGCGGCCCTGTCGATCCAGGCCGTCACCCAGCGGCCCATCAAGCTGGTGGGCGTGGGCGAGAAGCTCGACGCCCTCGAGGTGTTCCACCCCGAGCGGATGGCGTCGCGCATCCTGGGCATGGGCGACGTGATGAGCCTCATCGAGAAGGCCGAGCAGGCCATCGACGAGGACTCGGCAAAGGAGCTGGAGGAGAAGCTCCGGTCCAACCGCTTCACCCTGGAGGACTTCCGGGACCAGCTGCGCATGCTGCGCAAGCTGGGCAGCCTGGAGGACCTGCTCAAGATGGTGCCCGGAATGGGGCAGGTGAAGAACCTGCGGGTGGACGAGCGGGAGCTCGTGCGGGTGATCGCGATCGTGGACAGCATGACCCCGGAGGAGCGTCGCCGGCCCGAGATCCTGAATGCGAGCCGCCGCCGCCGGATTGCCCGGGGCAGCGGCACCCGGGTCGAGGATGTGAACCGCCTGATCCGTCGCTACCAGGACGCCCGGAAGATGATGAAGCGGATGGGCGTGCTCGGGGTGGGCCGCAAGGGCGGGGGCAAGAAGAAAAAGAGGCGGGGCGGCTGGATGCCCCGCCTTCCGGTGTGA
- a CDS encoding LysM peptidoglycan-binding domain-containing protein: protein MKARIVCAAAVWVCTALTVGAAEPSYRVAPGDTLWDLSGRQWNDPSLWPELWAMNPHIRNPHWIFPGEEIRFDRSAGRPARPEPRIVRLPVERLTPAQGAGTMAEAAGAPAPQRGTPAAGAEGAARPVYRFARARTQDFISSHPLPRLGTVDTRSQRKVVYAPGEEIEIAWASGRAPAPGTRLTAFDDRQEVLHPSNGEPMGRYVRILAHLEVVSSGGGRAVARIVEGYDAVENGAGVMAYRPPAVEVAAVPTTRGLEGVVLRGEPDRSVYGEQDLIFLDRGRIHGVERGLVVEFPASEARRSAQGMVDLRSPLARAVVIGVEDKTSSAVVVESRVGLEPGDRFLAAGVSP from the coding sequence GTGAAGGCACGGATCGTTTGTGCGGCGGCGGTGTGGGTGTGCACAGCCCTGACCGTGGGCGCGGCCGAGCCCTCCTATCGGGTGGCGCCCGGGGACACCCTGTGGGACCTCTCGGGGCGGCAGTGGAACGATCCGTCCCTGTGGCCCGAGCTGTGGGCCATGAACCCCCACATCCGCAACCCCCATTGGATCTTCCCGGGCGAAGAGATCCGGTTCGACCGGTCCGCTGGCCGGCCGGCCCGGCCGGAGCCCCGAATCGTCCGGTTGCCGGTGGAACGGCTCACGCCCGCCCAAGGGGCTGGGACGATGGCCGAGGCCGCCGGGGCGCCGGCCCCGCAGCGGGGCACCCCGGCCGCGGGGGCGGAGGGAGCCGCCCGGCCCGTGTACCGGTTCGCCCGGGCCCGCACCCAGGACTTCATCTCGTCCCACCCCCTGCCCCGGCTGGGCACCGTGGACACCCGCTCCCAGCGGAAGGTGGTCTACGCCCCCGGTGAGGAGATCGAGATCGCCTGGGCCTCCGGGCGGGCACCCGCACCGGGCACCCGGCTCACCGCGTTCGACGACCGTCAGGAGGTGCTCCACCCCAGCAACGGCGAGCCGATGGGCCGATATGTCCGGATCCTGGCGCATCTGGAGGTGGTCTCGTCCGGCGGAGGCCGGGCCGTCGCCAGGATCGTGGAGGGGTACGACGCCGTGGAGAACGGGGCGGGGGTCATGGCCTACCGGCCGCCCGCGGTGGAGGTGGCGGCGGTGCCCACCACCCGGGGGTTGGAGGGGGTGGTCCTGCGGGGAGAGCCCGACCGCAGCGTGTACGGGGAGCAGGACCTGATCTTTCTGGACCGGGGGCGGATCCATGGGGTCGAGCGGGGTCTCGTGGTGGAGTTCCCGGCGAGCGAGGCCAGGCGGAGCGCCCAGGGGATGGTGGACCTGCGCAGCCCCCTGGCCCGGGCCGTGGTGATCGGGGTGGAGGACAAGACCTCGTCGGCCGTGGTGGTGGAGAGCCGTGTGGGCCTGGAGCCCGGGGATCGGTTCCTGGCTGCGGGCGTTTCTCCTTGA
- the ybgF gene encoding tol-pal system protein YbgF yields the protein MNTATKSVAATVVVLGLGACAAAPPKEQPPAWEARVRELEQGRARLELRLDEMNRVLLGLRERLDAQEARLESLERVAEKKPVAAPEPRLKVVKLEPPQAAPEPRTDLSAPADLYRRAFNAYREGRYGAAILDFEEFVQRYPDHEYADNAQYWIGECYYSQGQYEQAIVEFQKVVDRYGHEPKAPDALLKIGLAYDRLGEADKARVFWTRVVERYPQADAAREARRRLQGEED from the coding sequence GTGAACACCGCTACGAAGTCTGTTGCTGCAACGGTCGTGGTGCTCGGGCTGGGGGCGTGCGCCGCCGCGCCGCCCAAGGAGCAGCCGCCGGCCTGGGAGGCCCGGGTCCGGGAGCTGGAGCAAGGAAGGGCCCGGCTGGAGCTGCGGCTCGACGAGATGAATCGGGTCCTCCTGGGGCTGCGGGAGCGGCTCGATGCCCAGGAGGCCCGGCTTGAGTCGTTGGAGCGGGTGGCCGAAAAGAAACCGGTCGCCGCGCCCGAGCCCCGGCTCAAGGTGGTGAAGCTCGAGCCGCCCCAGGCCGCGCCCGAGCCCCGCACCGACCTGTCCGCGCCGGCCGACCTGTACCGCCGGGCGTTCAACGCGTACCGCGAGGGACGCTACGGCGCGGCCATCCTGGACTTCGAGGAGTTCGTTCAGCGCTACCCGGACCACGAGTACGCGGACAACGCCCAGTACTGGATCGGCGAGTGTTACTACTCCCAGGGCCAGTACGAGCAGGCGATCGTGGAGTTCCAGAAGGTGGTGGACCGCTACGGCCACGAGCCCAAGGCGCCCGACGCCCTGCTGAAGATCGGGCTGGCCTACGACCGGCTGGGCGAGGCGGACAAGGCCCGGGTGTTCTGGACCCGGGTGGTGGAGCGGTACCCCCAGGCGGACGCGGCCCGCGAGGCGCGAAGGCGGCTTCAGGGCGAGGAGGACTGA
- a CDS encoding redox-sensing transcriptional repressor Rex, with product MQSPKVPEATIKRLSIYMRVLKDLERKGVEVISSAELADICGVNAAQIRKDLTYFGEFGVRGVGYYVKELHFDIRKVLGLNQKRNIALIGVGNLGRALASYRSFTEHGYVFVAAFDVDPKKVGTFLPTGVPIEHLDELPRVAREKHIEIAIVTTPAEAAQDAADAAVRAGIKGILNFAPVQISVPEHVKVKKVDLTTEFDNLVYHLSSGA from the coding sequence ATGCAAAGCCCCAAGGTTCCCGAAGCCACCATCAAGCGGCTCTCGATCTACATGCGGGTGCTCAAGGATCTGGAACGGAAGGGGGTCGAGGTAATCTCCAGCGCCGAGCTGGCCGATATATGTGGGGTCAACGCGGCCCAGATCCGCAAGGACCTGACCTATTTCGGGGAGTTCGGGGTGAGGGGGGTGGGCTACTACGTGAAGGAGCTCCACTTCGACATCCGAAAGGTGCTGGGCCTGAACCAGAAGCGCAACATCGCGCTGATCGGCGTGGGCAACCTGGGCCGGGCGCTGGCGAGCTACCGAAGCTTCACCGAGCACGGGTACGTGTTCGTGGCCGCCTTCGACGTGGACCCGAAAAAGGTGGGCACGTTCCTGCCCACCGGGGTGCCCATCGAGCATCTGGACGAGCTGCCCCGGGTGGCCCGCGAGAAGCACATCGAGATCGCGATCGTCACCACCCCGGCCGAGGCGGCACAGGATGCCGCCGATGCGGCGGTGCGGGCCGGCATCAAGGGGATCCTGAACTTCGCGCCGGTCCAGATCAGCGTGCCGGAGCACGTGAAGGTGAAAAAGGTTGACCTGACCACGGAGTTCGATAACTTGGTGTATCACCTGTCATCCGGAGCGTAG
- a CDS encoding glycosyltransferase family protein produces the protein MADWILENPENVSEADIVVGIPSYNEADAIAFPTQQASLGLQEYFKGYRTVIVNCDNASTDNTKDAFFNAPCEVPRIYVSTPPGVKGKGNNFRNLFRLVTELGAQAVVVVDADLKSITPRWIKALGDPLLDDFGFVAPLYLRHKYDGTITNNIAYPLTRCLYGRRVRQPIGGDFGFSGELARFYLEHETWNDDVAQFGIDIWMTTLAMYFRKPITQAFLGRPKIHRPKDPAASLGPMFRQVVGTIFHLMEPFAPFWREVRRSRPTAIFGFGLGETEQPPPVNVNVDALYEKFRDGADRYDAAWKEALAPATYAKLAEVRQLEPAHFEFPIPLWAHVLYDMAVAHRDRVLPREELLDSLAPLYFGRTLSFVRSTEGMALRQAEEYVEDQCLVFEDAKPYLVERWGA, from the coding sequence ATGGCCGACTGGATCCTGGAAAACCCCGAGAACGTTTCCGAAGCCGACATCGTGGTCGGCATCCCCAGCTACAACGAGGCCGATGCGATCGCGTTTCCCACCCAGCAAGCGTCCTTGGGCCTGCAGGAGTACTTCAAGGGCTACCGCACGGTGATCGTCAACTGCGACAACGCGAGCACCGACAACACCAAGGACGCGTTCTTCAACGCCCCCTGCGAGGTGCCGCGGATCTACGTGTCCACCCCGCCGGGGGTAAAGGGCAAGGGCAACAACTTCCGGAACCTGTTCCGGTTGGTGACGGAGCTGGGCGCCCAGGCCGTGGTGGTGGTGGACGCAGACCTCAAGAGCATCACCCCCAGGTGGATCAAGGCCCTGGGCGATCCGCTCCTGGACGACTTCGGGTTCGTGGCGCCCCTGTACCTGCGCCACAAGTACGACGGCACCATCACGAACAACATCGCCTACCCTCTCACCCGGTGCCTCTACGGTCGGCGGGTGCGCCAACCCATCGGCGGCGACTTCGGGTTCTCGGGGGAGCTGGCCCGATTCTACCTGGAGCACGAGACCTGGAACGACGACGTGGCCCAGTTCGGCATCGATATCTGGATGACCACCCTGGCCATGTACTTCCGCAAACCCATCACCCAAGCGTTCCTGGGCCGGCCCAAGATCCACCGGCCCAAGGATCCGGCGGCGAGCCTGGGGCCCATGTTTCGCCAGGTGGTGGGGACCATCTTCCACCTGATGGAGCCGTTCGCCCCGTTCTGGCGCGAGGTTCGCCGCAGCCGCCCCACGGCGATCTTCGGCTTCGGGCTGGGCGAGACGGAGCAGCCGCCGCCGGTCAACGTGAACGTGGACGCCCTGTACGAGAAGTTCCGGGACGGAGCCGATCGCTACGACGCCGCGTGGAAGGAGGCCCTCGCGCCGGCCACCTACGCCAAGCTCGCCGAGGTGCGGCAGCTCGAGCCCGCCCACTTCGAGTTCCCGATCCCCCTGTGGGCCCACGTGCTCTACGACATGGCGGTGGCCCACCGCGACCGGGTGCTGCCGCGGGAGGAGCTGCTGGACTCCCTGGCGCCCCTGTACTTCGGCCGCACCCTTTCGTTCGTGCGGTCCACCGAGGGGATGGCGCTCCGGCAGGCCGAGGAGTACGTGGAGGACCAGTGCCTGGTGTTCGAGGACGCCAAGCCGTACCTGGTCGAGCGCTGGGGCGCCTGA
- a CDS encoding response regulator, whose product MARILIVDDEEHIRTLYTLELEDEGHEVYALESGRNIVEHVESFRPDVVILDIKMVDVSGLDVLQEIRNRFYDLPVILCSAYGSYKGDIKSVAADYYVVKSSDLTELKRKIEQALEARIPQD is encoded by the coding sequence GTGGCCCGGATCCTGATCGTGGACGACGAGGAACACATCCGCACCCTCTACACGTTGGAGCTGGAGGACGAGGGGCACGAGGTGTACGCCCTGGAGAGCGGGCGGAACATCGTGGAGCACGTGGAGTCGTTCCGCCCGGACGTGGTGATCCTGGACATCAAGATGGTGGACGTCAGCGGCCTGGACGTGCTCCAGGAGATCCGCAACCGGTTCTACGACCTGCCGGTGATCCTGTGCTCCGCCTACGGCTCGTACAAGGGGGACATCAAGAGCGTGGCCGCCGACTACTACGTGGTGAAGTCGTCCGACCTGACGGAGCTCAAGCGGAAGATCGAGCAGGCCCTCGAGGCGAGGATCCCCCAGGACTGA
- a CDS encoding deoxynucleoside kinase codes for MVKYIAVAGNMGSGKSSLVEFLCRRYPEIRPFYERNAENPYLADFYRDMDRWAFHSQVYFLTLKFRVHQELDACPQTVIQDRTIYEDAEIFAENLHRRGHLTGRDYRAYRLLYETIRASLNPPDLLIYLKSSMSTIRRRIRRRGRDYEQAVDPAYLRDLNRLYRSWIRRYDLSPVLVIDADRLDFIHDLVDRLEVLETIERYL; via the coding sequence ATGGTCAAGTACATCGCGGTGGCGGGCAACATGGGCAGCGGCAAGTCCAGCCTGGTGGAGTTCCTGTGCCGCCGGTACCCAGAGATCCGTCCGTTCTACGAGCGCAACGCCGAGAACCCCTACCTGGCCGACTTCTACCGGGACATGGACCGGTGGGCGTTCCACTCCCAGGTGTACTTCCTCACCCTCAAGTTCCGGGTACACCAGGAGCTGGACGCCTGCCCCCAGACCGTGATCCAGGACCGCACCATCTACGAGGACGCCGAGATCTTCGCCGAGAACCTCCACCGACGGGGCCACCTGACCGGCCGGGACTACCGGGCCTACCGCCTGCTGTACGAGACCATCCGCGCCAGCCTCAACCCGCCGGACCTGCTGATCTACCTGAAGTCGAGCATGTCCACGATCCGGCGACGCATCCGTCGCCGGGGTCGGGACTACGAGCAGGCCGTGGACCCGGCCTACCTCCGGGACCTCAACCGCCTGTACCGGTCCTGGATCCGACGCTACGACCTCTCGCCGGTCCTGGTGATCGACGCGGACCGTCTGGACTTCATCCACGATCTGGTGGACCGGCTGGAGGTGCTGGAGACGATCGAGCGGTACCTGTAG
- a CDS encoding Maf family protein, translating to MPRLVLASASPRRRELLAAAGIDAAVFPTGVDETLPPDTPLEEGLRKVALRKARAARDEFPADWILAADTAVVLDRRVLGKPADREEAAAMLRALSGRSHRVITAVALLGPGGAGAARTCTTRVWFRPLDEEQIAWYTALPEPYDKAGAYAIQGSAAGFVERIEGSYTNVVGLPLAETLEMLGGTGLLPWEAPRAPAGPSRD from the coding sequence ATGCCCCGACTCGTTCTCGCTTCCGCCTCGCCCCGCCGCCGCGAGCTCCTGGCCGCGGCGGGGATCGACGCGGCCGTGTTTCCCACGGGGGTGGACGAGACCCTGCCCCCCGACACTCCCCTGGAGGAGGGCCTCCGGAAGGTGGCCCTGCGCAAGGCCCGGGCGGCCCGGGACGAGTTCCCGGCCGACTGGATCCTCGCGGCCGACACGGCGGTGGTTCTCGACCGGCGGGTGCTCGGAAAGCCGGCGGACCGGGAAGAGGCCGCCGCCATGCTCCGGGCGCTCTCGGGCCGGAGCCACCGGGTGATCACGGCCGTGGCCCTGCTGGGCCCCGGGGGAGCCGGGGCCGCTCGGACCTGCACCACCCGCGTGTGGTTCCGGCCCTTGGACGAGGAGCAGATCGCGTGGTACACGGCCCTGCCGGAGCCCTACGACAAGGCCGGGGCCTACGCGATCCAGGGCAGCGCGGCAGGGTTCGTGGAACGGATCGAGGGCTCGTACACGAACGTGGTGGGGCTGCCCCTGGCGGAGACCCTGGAGATGCTCGGAGGGACGGGCCTCCTCCCCTGGGAGGCCCCTCGGGCCCCTGCGGGGCCGTCTAGAGACTAG